Proteins encoded by one window of Collimonas fungivorans:
- a CDS encoding DUF3800 domain-containing protein, translated as MTLSFFFDESGHSGDLVKSGVAYDFLDQPFFVLAALGIEDEAPLVQQIEAMRLRHRIPAGELKSKSLQSQSAFVAELLSEVLDAGLPLFIEVVDKRYFICMNLVDHQLLPPVMGFPDGSQLHFLKNVAVDFLYDEVSEHVLNRFVEACLSPSDHSLMSLFGSLMLFSAGESTMPKNQDIRDGVHRMVIEAATEYGEMRKADPTAYLRFLPSPDLNRHSKQVWMLPNLSSFTNIYARINLFRRRKLAGVRLVHDQQLEVEEILREAKRTAEGIKDSGFEAFTPAADYMFHEQASLEFAASHESVGIQAADVIAGTVMRFFRDMQRNPEKIHPDVDRSMRELQKRSDEITAFGLNQVVPRRHML; from the coding sequence ATGACTCTTTCGTTTTTCTTCGATGAGAGCGGACACAGCGGCGATCTCGTCAAATCAGGCGTGGCCTACGATTTTCTGGATCAGCCGTTTTTTGTCTTGGCGGCGTTAGGCATCGAAGATGAAGCGCCGCTTGTGCAGCAGATCGAGGCGATGCGGCTCAGGCATAGGATACCGGCAGGTGAACTGAAATCGAAGTCGCTCCAAAGCCAATCAGCCTTCGTTGCCGAGTTGCTCTCTGAAGTGCTCGACGCGGGGCTCCCGCTTTTCATCGAGGTTGTCGACAAGCGCTACTTCATTTGCATGAACTTGGTAGACCACCAGTTGTTGCCGCCCGTGATGGGTTTTCCTGACGGTTCGCAGCTTCATTTTCTGAAGAACGTTGCCGTCGACTTCCTGTACGACGAGGTCTCTGAGCACGTCCTGAACCGGTTTGTCGAGGCTTGCCTCTCTCCGTCCGATCATTCGCTGATGAGCTTGTTCGGAAGTCTGATGCTGTTTTCTGCGGGAGAGTCCACGATGCCCAAGAATCAGGATATACGTGACGGCGTGCACCGCATGGTCATTGAAGCCGCAACGGAATACGGCGAGATGCGGAAGGCTGACCCAACGGCTTACCTGAGGTTTCTTCCTTCGCCCGATTTGAACAGGCACAGCAAACAGGTATGGATGCTTCCCAATCTTTCGTCGTTCACGAATATCTACGCAAGGATCAACCTGTTCCGTAGGCGAAAGCTAGCAGGCGTGCGTCTTGTGCACGACCAGCAATTGGAGGTCGAAGAAATCCTGCGTGAGGCCAAACGCACTGCGGAGGGTATTAAGGATTCAGGCTTTGAGGCATTCACACCCGCTGCCGACTATATGTTTCATGAGCAGGCATCGCTTGAATTCGCGGCATCGCATGAGTCGGTAGGCATTCAGGCTGCCGATGTGATCGCAGGGACTGTGATGAGATTCTTTCGAGATATGCAGCGCAACCCGGAGAAAATTCATCCTGACGTCGATAGGTCGATGCGCGAGTTACAGAAGCGCTCCGATGAAATTACTGCATTTGGCTTGAACCAAGTCGTGCCGCGCCGTCACATGCTGTGA